In the genome of Chiroxiphia lanceolata isolate bChiLan1 chromosome 5, bChiLan1.pri, whole genome shotgun sequence, the window TGTAACCTTTTCATGGTTACTGGGTTGTGAGACCTGGTGAATTTTAGCTGATTTTGTGCATATGAATTTCAATGGCTTAAGAACAGAAGTCTCTGATCCCTGCTGCAGTTTCTTCTGCATGGACAAAAATGGAATCTTTGGGGATGGTGTTTGTTCAAAGAcacttgtttgtttatttgtggaCACTGATTAAAtgacttctgaaaaattaagataatgCATATCcataaaaaagaagtattttgggGAAGTGTTAAGATGGCTTTCACAGGCAAAAATTTTTCACATATGCTCCTTTTTATTACATTGAAGATTTCAGGTTGGTCCTTTCAGGTCTCAGAGTTCATTCAGGGCATTCCTGTGTGCACTAGGAGACAGAGTACAAGAATagtatttctttcatatttttaaggACAGTCTAGAAAAATGTCCCCTCCTAGACCTTTCAGTAAACAATTTTGGAGCCGACAAACtcttaagggtttttttttgttgtgtttttttctttgtttgtggtttttttgtgtttgtttttgtttttgctaaagttggaatgaaaaatttccttttcctctgctaGACATCCAGAGTAGTCCTCCAGTTTGTTATCCACAGTTCCAAGAAAGAGAAGCAATTCAGTGATtccccagagaagttgtggattcccCAACCCTGTCAGcgttcaaggccgggttgggTGGAgttctgagcaacttggtctagtggaaggtgtccctgcccatggcaggggggttggaactaggtgatctttaaggtcccttccaaccctaactacTTTGTGGTTCTTTATGAAGCTAAGCAACAAGAGGCAATAAAGAAAGATGCTGGTGACTGAATTGTGCCCTtaatttttcaacagaaaactaTTTAGGAAGTTACGTGACTCTGATCAGGGATTCTATAAAActtattttgtcattatttttcctctgttaacAGAAAACAAGATGACAGAGCCCCAAAACCTGAATCCAGCAAAACGGTACCGGAGGCAAGACTGGCCTGGGGAGCTGTATGAAAATGGCTCATTTTATTTTGCCAAGAGACATTTGATTGAGAGAGGCTACTTGCAGGtttgtgcttctgtttttcctgctctttaGAATTATGTATGTTTTACTCTTGTTGTAGAGGGTTCTGAATTCAATACTGTGTTTTGACTTCTGGTGCAGTCAATGTGAAATGACAGCACTTTGTCCTCAGAACAGTTTGCCTATTATTTGTAACTTAGCAGGGCAAGCTGTAGCTGGGGCAGTTCCAGTTACAGCATCCTCCACAACAAACAAATTCATACAAATAATACTGTGCAGTATATCCCTATAACcctaaaacagtaaaatattgaGTTTCACGTCAGTTCACCAGCATATCTTATAATTCATTTTAGTGCTACTAAGAGTGTGAAACTGAGCTTCATGCAGAGGCATAGCCTTGTCATAATCtataaatttgtattttcagcCAGTTTATTCTTATGCCAATTTTGTACTGTAATTTTAACagtctttttccctttcctcatgTTTACATCCCAATGTAGTAATGCAGAACAAAATTAGGGTGTGGTGGGTATTTTTctaattgaaattattttttgtttaacatCTAGACAAAGACTTAGTCATAATCTTGCTAAGTAAATGCTAAAGTTATTACTATTTTGCTGATTAAGAGATCTAGGGAAATTAATGTGATGTAATTATTATAATGCATAACACCTTGCACACTTTCTCtagctgtaaaatgaaaatacttattAACCCTTGCTTGCAGAAGGTTCCTTCAAATTTTTAGTTCTGTGTCACTGCCAAAACCATGATTATTGATGGTTCACTTTTATGTAATCTACCGTGACCACTGTGTAACCAGACACTTGGCTTTCATTACAGGGTACTGAATTGTACAGTTCTGTATTTGTGCTCAGCCAAGCAGAAAATTTGAATGGGTTCTATTTCATTTAGGGTGGTAAAATGGCCTACTATGAAATGCGTGCAGAGCACAGTGTGGACATTGATATAGACATTGACTGGCCTATTGCAGAGCAGAGAGTATTGAGGTAAAAGcactttttattcctttatttctttgataGTGCTCATTGTTTCAGAGTGTGGTCACGTGAGTTCATAATGTCTGTAATGTAAGTAATCAAGATCAAAGATAATTAGGCAACTTTATTTCTACCCATGGTTTTTTCCTATCTCTATTGAAATTAACTGAATTACCTTTGTTatattgtggattttttttttgtttgttttgttttgtttgtttgtttgttttgttggggtttttatttggttttaaagtTCAGCTTGGTGAAATGCATAAGCCCCACTATAGCAATGTTACCATCATCTCTGACTTTTCCAGATGAGGTGTCCCAGACTTCCATGGTCTGGACCACACTGATGCACGTGAATGAGAGTGTTTGTGCAGAAGGCATGAGCTGATTACATCTTGTCAGCTGCCTTTTCTTTGCAGCTACTCTGCACTTCTCTAAGGAAATAATGTGTGGGATTGGagtatattttctgtgtatttctcaTCCTCTACTCCATTTTAGTTTTGCCCCCCAAAATGCTACAGTATGTAAACTTTGACactaaggaaataaattttatcctaatttttaaatagacaGTGCAACTGAGCTGTCTTTTGGATTGttctatttgtttctttgaagaGGGAGAATATAGTTGGAGAGTGACAATGGTGGGAAAAggcattagaaaagaaaaatttcaaagctGATTCTTCTGTCTGAAGATCACAgttgtatttcaaatatttgtttttggAATGTGCAAAAACTTCCATCCTAAAAAGATAACTTCTTTGTCTAGCTTTGGGTATTTTGGCAAAGAGCCGCTGAAGGAGGTGAAGCTCTTGGTTTGCAGTATTGAAGGATGCCTGACAAATGGTCACATTTATGTGACAGAAGATCACAAGGAAATGGTCTCCTATGATTACAGAGATATTGTTGGCATTGATCTGttaaagaaaagaggaataCAGGTAGGTGTTGTTCTGAAGTGTGAAGTTTTATGTCTCGTGTAACCTGGACATTAAAAGATTCTAAAAACTTATATTCTTGCAGCATATAAGTTGACGTTTCTTCACAGTGCTTGTGATCAAGCAGCATAATATATTGGTTGGGACAAATGTTGTTCTCAGATCCCTTACaggaaaataagtattttgagAAATCTCAATCACAGTTGCTGTAGCATCTTCctctgaatcatagaatgtctgggttggaagggaccttaaagatcatcttgttccaacccttGTGCAATgtgcaggggcaccttccactagaccaggttgctcagagccccatccgacctggccttgagcagttccagggatggggcatccacaacttctctgagcaacctattccagtgcttcagccccctcacagtaaagaatttcttcctaatatctaattaaatgtactctctgtcagtgtgaagccattctcccttgtcctgtcactacatgctgTTGTAAATAGTTTCTCTCTATCTTTTTTGTAGggtcccttcaggtactgaaagcCTGCAATTAGGTTacccctgagccttctcttctccaggctgaataatcctaaatctctcagcctttttgtcatggaaaaatgcaggaagaaatttttgtggtgttttgctAGCACCAATCATATTCTGTGTAGTCTAGCCACTCATTAATTACAAGTCAACTTCATCAAGCAGGGATATGTTGTTACCTCTTGAcaacagaagaggaagaaatttccAGGCaatttggttggtttgttgtaGATCACCCGTGATTGTTGTAAAGAGGGGAAATCAAACCCTGAACACTTTTGTCTGCATAGTTGTTTTAACTGTAGCTTTGAAGATGTAAGAATCCTGTGTAAATGAAAAGCTAAACCAACAGAGACTGTAGCATGGCtacttttattattatcattattagtACTACTACTAAATTCTGCTGATCTGAATCTTTGCTCGCATTTATGTAAAATTAACCTCCTGGCTATTTTGTGTCTGTGCCGCTGCCTTTGATACAGCTAGAAGATttttttggggtaagaactaAGTCAGATTTAGGCTGCCTTCAAAGATCCTTAACTCAGTTCTGATGCAGATAGAAACAAAGGTAGCTATATCCCAAGTAAACTTCTTCAGATACATTTTTGGAGTCTTTATTGTAGGATTTTTTATAACAGGCTAGATGAGATTTTCATGACTTACTTTGCAGCTGTTGCCTCAGGGCTGTGAAATGGAGTAGATGGTTTTTCAGCACTCCCTCAGCTTCATTTTCTGTGAGGCAAAAGGGGAAGGAAGCTTGTAATCATTGTTTTGTTGCCTGTGGGAGCCTGTTTCCATACTTGCTTTGACTTggaatatttcattaaaaacctCCTGGTTTTTGTGCTGcacttcttttatttctagtttATGTTGCTGATTTAGTCTTGCTTTGTTCATTCTGTACTTAAAATCAAGGCCAAGCATTTGTTAGGATTTAAAAGCATTTAGGGAAGATAAGTTTGTCCACATTTTGGATGAGAAAACTTGGAGGAGTTGCATCTGAGATTTCTAAAAATCCCGCTGCACTAATGTTCTGGTTTCAGCTTCCCTTGCacataatttctgaaatttcaatTTTGGAATGAACTTCCAGAGATAAATGTGCTGTGGTACTTCAGTCATTTAGTGTTCTTTTGGTGCTCTGAAGTGGTACTGTGAATATGTTATGAAGGAGAGGAGTCAAGGAAAATACTTCATAATGTTCTACTTCTACAAATATTACAAAAATCCTCCTTGGGAATTCTCTTATTCCATACTTAATTAGATGATACTGCACTAGATAGCCGACATGCCACTGTACTGTGATATCCAGTATTTTATTTGGTACatgttacatttaaaaagaaaaatgtaaatttctttttttaatatcaggGAGGGCTACAGAATGGTGTTTTACTATCCCAGACCAACTTCAAGACTGTGATGTGATTTTGGATGCTAATCACTTGTGCTCTGAGTTCTGATTGAAGAAACTGGTTATTCAATGCTTTTCTGATATCTGAGAGAGCTTCTGTgagcaaaactatttttttcttacgGTAAATCAACTTACACGtcttatttctttgtttgtagAATTTATTCtaagttgattttattttcataggtTCGACTCATCTCTGAAAGAGATTGTTCAAAAACACTGTCAGCCATGCAGCTGGGATGTGTAGCAAAAGTTAGTGCAACAAATAAATTACAGGTTCTGAAGGACTGGCAAGAAGACATGGGTTTGAGCTGGAAAGAGGTTGCTTACTTAGGTAAGTTCCTCTTTTGTTGGTAGTAAAACTTCATATAGTATAGACAAATACAAACTTCATAGTGCTGCTGAGCTTCAAAACACTTTTCTCTTTGTCAATACACTGGACTTAATGGGATTGATGTGCAAATTGCAGCACACAATCACCAAAAGCAGGCATGCATTTTAAAGGCTTGTTAGGATGCCATCTAAATGTTAAAAGCATTGATGAATCAGTGTGTAATTTGGTAAGGGAAGTCTTAGGTGTTTTTCTAATGGGATTTATGAAAGCTTTTGATGTCCCACAAACATACAGGTACAGCTGACAATTTTGAACTGATTCTAGTTCATTTCAGATGAATATTGTATAGATTATGTTCTGAAATGGAAACTAGAGATGGACAGATTAAAACGAAAGCCAGTATGATTCTGTGCTAAGTTGTATTTCAGTGACAGATTAAGCTTAGAGTCCTGCAAATGCTTATTCAGTTGCTAACATAATTTTACTACTCTTAAAAGTACTGTTCTCTTGCCTGAAGATTGTGAAGTGTGATCAGCACCTACATGGATCACAAAGATTTTCTGACAACTGACTCACATATGCAAAGTGCTGTTGAGCTGCTGAGATGAACGTTTTGGCAAAAccacaagttttaaaaaaaaacagattagtGCGTGCACAGAAAAACACTGAGTTTGCTCAGCCTTTCCCCTCTGTGATATTTTGCCTTGTCTGTCATCTTCCCTGATAGGAAATGAAGAGTCTGATGTGGAATGCCTGAAGCAAGCAGGCATGAGTGGTGTGCCTGCTGATGCTTGTGCAGCTGCTCAGAAGGCTGCTGGTTACATTTGCAAGAGCAGCGGTGGCTGTGGAGCCGTGCGGGAGTTCACCGAACACATATTCCTGTTGTTGGAAAAAGTGAACTCTGCAAGGAAGCAAATGGAAGAAATGAgttcagcagaaaaggaaatgggGGGAAACGAgaacagcaggagaggaaataaGGAACTAATGAAAAAGGAGTAACACTGTTGgtcattcctgcttttcttcgtctccttttcctccttcagtaAATCCCAAAGGAGAGCTCTCAAGTTTTACATCAAAGTAGAGTTAAAAAAAGGCCTCCCTCTAATTTAAGGTCCCACTTTAAGTGCTGATATTCGTGATTGTATGCTGAAAATATGATCATATTcatgattattttaaaagccatttatAAGCAATGGAAGGAATGTTGCAAAAGGTAGCAAATCTACTGTAAATCTCCTCCTAATCATCACGCCTGTCCTCCAGGAGTGATGTGTCTTTATGTCATAATCAGAATGTTTTCAGGGATCAATGATTTTACATGACTTGAGGGTTTgtaattcaaattttaaagaaaaaaattctgtcagTTTTGCTCATGTGGTTTATGTTTCTTCTACCAAATGTCATCGTGGTGTTGTGGTGGTGTGATTGCATTTTACAGAATTTGTCCCTAGTAAGGAAGAGTTTCAACATATGCTGGAGATGTCAGGTGTAAAGTACTATGAGActtcttcctgtatttttaaaacacagctcAGTTCTTGGAAAACCAGTTAATATTAGTATTAGGTAAGCAAAGCACTTAAGCATGTGTTCAATTTTAAGCtcataaataattaaatcacaTTTGGAATTGCGCCTCTTATCTTTGAGTCTGTTTATACTGGGTTTTATTGAAGTGCTTATATTAACATACCCAAATGTTTTGCCAAATCTGTAGTTAAATTTTCCACTGACTTTGAGGCCTTTGcagaaactcatttttttttctgtgaggaCATTATGGCTACCACTAATGAGCCAAGCAAAACTCTTTAAGTTTATTGTATGGAAAAGTatctgctgtttaaaaaaacccaccaaaacatAGCTGATTTTGggtttatataaaatatatgtacagACTGCTTTTAGCATGTTAAAGCTGGTTTATGTGTttgtatttatgaaaaatagGATTTGTATTGTACCATGCAAATACAAGAGTATTTATCAGTGAGTCAAGTTCTGTCTTGGGCtctgctaaaaaataaaaaatacccaTGCTGCACAGGCAATTACTACTGAGGTGAGCGATAATGGCttgtcattttattttgcttccctGCTAAATAGAAACTCCCAATATAATATCACTCAGTATATTGGCCTCTGATTACCTTGATGTTTACTTCCTTTCATGAAGCCAAATTAGGCAGTAAAAGAATTTAGGTCCAGTCTACAGTTAACAGGGTTATCAGGGTTAACAGATGAATTGTTTACTGCACTAACCAGCTCTAAGTTATCACTGTAGTATATCCTTTCTGTCAAGTTTCAGGGCTCTGGATAGATCCCATGGATTTTGATAACAGGAGAGCCACATTTTGGACACAACTGCAGACTTTGGTATGGGTACATGAATTATTTTAGTTGTACAGGCTATATTGTAAAGCTTCAGAAGTCCAGATTGGATAAACAATTCAGGTTTGATAATATCATACAGAAATTGGCCAAGTTTTTGGTTACCTCACCTTGTCATCATTAACTTGATGACTGATTGCAGGAGCAATTCCCTGTGAATAGATAGCTTTAAACAGGGTGACTGTGATGTACTGATCCCCATGTCATTTATGTTAGAGAAAGCATAAAGCACTAGTAAGTGCAATTATATTAGCAATATGAGTTGGCAGTGCTGTTTGTAGCTTACTGTTTGAGTCAAGAACTCTGCAGTGTTTCAGCTGCTTGCTGAACGTGCTGCATATACTTTGGGGCTGCAcccaaaaaattttaaatgtatcaaaaataaatacagaaacaccTTCATATGAGAGTTGGTAACGAGCAGAAAGAAATGGTAGCTGATAATATAAATGTTTTCACTGTGATAAATTCTTGTTTAGAAGAACGTGGTGTAATCTTACATTGGGAAGTATACGAAGAATAAAAGAGCTCTAGAGACTATTTACAACATAAAGCCCATTTGAGGATATGGGACATGCATGATCTGCTGCCTGAAAGGTTCAGATTATTCCTCTTGATTTTATGGAAGATCCTCAATCATATGAAGGATTTAGGGGTCACAGAGGCAGAGATGATGAAGATAACTCTGTCACTTTAAAGGTCAAATCTAAAATCCCAGGCAGGCTTCAGATATGTAGTGTGTTTTACCAGTGCCTGCTGTTCCAGTTCATGTCGTGGCACTGTGATTGCCTTTGATTAGAGGGGTGTAGTTCAATCAGTAGATTTCAGTGGTCACTTTTGTCATACTGGGCTAATTTTGAAATAAGCTCTTTTAGTCATGTGAGcacttgttttgtgtttttttttttaaacttcaaaatgCCTAGTATATTCCAAAGAAAATCTCAAATAATGTGGGCTGTTTTATCATGATTACgtgaaactgaaaaaaggaaatttttaataatCTGTAATAAGctattatgaaaaaaacccccgattacctgaaattttaaataaaaagtttcctGTTGTCTTTTGGGTAGGGAATGGTTGTGGGGTTGTTTGTGATGAGTTTCTGTACTGTAAATCATATGATTCCACATTCATGTGCCACGTGAATGGATTATACTGATGAAAATGGACAAATTTAATGCCGAGATTAATCATGTGCACACGCAGTTACTCGAAATCTTTATCTCATTCTGGTCTTGGAGGCAAATCTTGAGTGTTTTGAGTGTGGTTATACCCTTTTGAATATACTTCTTCACTTTCCTGTGTTCCATGTTTTCAAATACCTGGTTTGTGTCCAGGTTTGTGAAAAGGTGGGATTCATCTCTCTGTTTAATGAGCTGTCAAAGCCAGCCCAGTATTTTTGTAGAAAGATGATCTTGTAAATTTGAGCAGAACACATTGAGAATTATTTGGCAGGAGTGTCTTGGTGAGGTTCTTGTGGTTGGGCCTTGAGatctttcctgctttttggcTGCTTGGTGGCTCTTGCCAGGAGAgttgaggagagggaagaataTCCAGTTAGACAGTAACTGTGTCCTTACGTTTGCTGACTTTGACACAAGAGATTAGCCCTTCGCCTACTTCTGActccattaatttatttttatctcatcTATCTCCTATTCAGTGTATGTTTCTCTCCAGTTCCTGTAGGGTGATGCAACAAGTTCTGACCTTAGTTCATTTCACATCAATACAAATCACATATATCTCAGCCTTTTGAAGTCAGAGGTATTTTTTAGTACTTGGTGATTTCAAGTTCTTAATACTTGTAAACCTTGAGCACACATTAGTTAACTAGTTTTACCAGAGCTGGTGTGGGgaggtttttggttttaattattttttgtctgtttgtgtGTTCTTAAatcactgtttcctttttccaaaaataactCCAAATGAGTCTAGTTACACCCAGCAGGACCAATCATCCTAAATGTCACCACTATTAAGAGCAATAATACTGTGTGGGAGAAAAACACTATTATGTATGAACTTGAAGCAAAAATGAGTTAGAAAAACTTGTCACTAAGGCACTTGTCTGAAAAATTTTTGGACAATAggtttgtttctctctcttgttCTGGGACAGATTTGTTTATTCCCATTTCTGATCCTAGATATGTTTTTGTATGTGGCTCTGGTTCAGTAGAGCATTCCCACTGGTCTAGAGATactggaggagagagaaacacGGGGGAGCAGTCCCAGTTCTGTAGCTCCCACACCTCTGCAGCATGGCAGACCACTTCCCCTAAAAGAGATACCATTATTTTCATCTTGCAGATGGAAGAATTTCTTAATTACTTATAAAAATAGGTGTTAAAGGGAATGAGCAGTGTGCAATGTGGAGGCAATGATACCAAATCATTCAGATTATTAAAGAGTGG includes:
- the CMAS gene encoding N-acylneuraminate cytidylyltransferase, which codes for MDAGEGKPQPHLAALVLARGGSKGIPLKNIKLLAGVPLIGWVLRAAIDAGVFHSIWVSTDHDEIEKVAKQFGAQVHRRSPEVSQDSSTSLEAIREFLNHHHEVDIVGNIQATSPCLHPSDLIKVADLIQKEGFDSVFSVVRRHQFRWSEVKKGENKMTEPQNLNPAKRYRRQDWPGELYENGSFYFAKRHLIERGYLQGGKMAYYEMRAEHSVDIDIDIDWPIAEQRVLSFGYFGKEPLKEVKLLVCSIEGCLTNGHIYVTEDHKEMVSYDYRDIVGIDLLKKRGIQVRLISERDCSKTLSAMQLGCVAKVSATNKLQVLKDWQEDMGLSWKEVAYLGNEESDVECLKQAGMSGVPADACAAAQKAAGYICKSSGGCGAVREFTEHIFLLLEKVNSARKQMEEMSSAEKEMGGNENSRRGNKELMKKE